A genomic window from Archaeoglobus profundus DSM 5631 includes:
- a CDS encoding sensor histidine kinase has product MREYKNAIKHGKSSRIDFRIRCLENFVEVDVIDYGKGIPNEIKVKNIRKSFSTSNSTGLGLFIVKKLVERYNGSIFVKDNSPSGTIFTIRIPKN; this is encoded by the coding sequence ATGAGAGAATACAAGAATGCCATAAAGCATGGAAAGAGCAGTAGGATAGACTTTAGGATTAGATGTCTTGAAAACTTTGTTGAGGTAGATGTTATAGATTACGGAAAAGGAATTCCAAACGAGATAAAGGTAAAGAATATCCGAAAAAGTTTCTCGACATCGAACAGCACCGGCTTAGGCCTTTTTATAGTCAAAAAGTTAGTTGAAAGGTATAACGGTTCAATATTCGTCAAAGATAATTCCCCCTCTGGCACGATCTTTACAATCAGGATCCCTAAAAATTAA
- a CDS encoding PAS domain S-box protein, translating into MRFVIATQNSFERSRIAERIESEFDCEIIECESCEEVYKLAKLADCLIVGIEILCGLKAVKDLRVSYPYLPIVVILNRGDERYISHALKEGVDYYVFRLGDYYSRIPAVALSAIEKKRREFELDKFRKALEEKERLYRSLTENLPDLVILHDGDKIAFVNSAVESLGYTKEEVLGRSIFEFIHPESADLARERIETMIKTGKSLPPVEEKIFAKDGSLKVFEIRSTPIDIEGKRYILVVARDITRRKKYEMELEKTNRILRTVNSINELMVRAKNDDDLLKGVVDLLSRVYKNVKLWVLNGEKARLYSTNGRTIKDDVYAFPIVGEGEVLGFLSLEADDIEGDEMAILKTLAKDIGFTLVSLKRRRAIKEALRRVEENTEKIATLIDQIRNPLTVIQGIAEIKHDEYYEKIVEQVKRIERLLEDLDKGWVESKKVGELLKRYDF; encoded by the coding sequence GTGAGGTTCGTAATAGCTACTCAGAATTCTTTCGAAAGAAGTAGAATAGCTGAAAGGATAGAATCGGAATTTGATTGCGAGATAATTGAATGTGAGAGTTGTGAGGAGGTTTACAAACTTGCGAAGTTAGCCGACTGCCTCATAGTGGGTATAGAGATACTCTGTGGATTGAAGGCTGTTAAAGATTTGAGAGTATCCTATCCTTATCTACCGATAGTCGTGATCCTAAATAGAGGCGACGAGAGATACATTTCTCACGCTTTGAAAGAAGGTGTCGATTACTACGTTTTCAGATTGGGTGACTACTACTCCAGAATTCCCGCTGTAGCTTTGTCTGCAATTGAGAAGAAAAGGAGAGAATTTGAGTTGGACAAATTTAGAAAAGCGTTAGAGGAAAAGGAGAGATTGTACAGATCTCTGACAGAGAATCTTCCTGATCTTGTAATTCTTCATGATGGTGATAAGATTGCCTTTGTGAATTCTGCTGTTGAATCTCTCGGATACACAAAGGAGGAGGTTCTAGGTAGGAGTATCTTCGAATTTATCCATCCAGAATCCGCAGATCTCGCAAGAGAAAGAATTGAAACAATGATAAAAACAGGTAAAAGTCTTCCACCAGTCGAAGAGAAGATTTTCGCAAAGGATGGATCTCTAAAGGTATTTGAAATAAGATCGACACCGATCGATATAGAAGGAAAGAGGTATATCTTAGTAGTGGCGAGAGACATTACAAGGAGAAAGAAGTATGAGATGGAGCTTGAGAAAACAAATAGAATATTAAGGACTGTTAACAGCATAAACGAGCTAATGGTAAGAGCAAAGAATGATGATGATCTTCTAAAAGGAGTAGTAGATCTTCTTTCGAGGGTATACAAAAACGTTAAACTTTGGGTTTTGAATGGGGAAAAGGCTAGATTGTACTCTACGAACGGCAGAACCATTAAGGATGATGTTTACGCATTCCCCATAGTAGGTGAAGGAGAGGTTCTGGGATTCCTATCTCTTGAAGCGGATGACATTGAAGGAGATGAGATGGCAATTCTGAAGACACTAGCAAAAGACATAGGATTTACATTAGTATCGCTAAAGCGAAGGAGAGCAATCAAAGAGGCTTTGAGAAGGGTTGAAGAGAATACAGAAAAAATAGCTACACTGATAGATCAAATAAGAAATCCACTCACAGTCATACAAGGTATTGCAGAGATAAAGCACGATGAATATTACGAAAAAATTGTTGAGCAAGTTAAAAGAATTGAAAGATTACTCGAAGATCTTGATAAAGGGTGGGTAGAATCTAAAAAAGTAGGGGAACTCCTAAAAAGATATGATTTTTGA
- a CDS encoding sodium:calcium antiporter, with amino-acid sequence MQREKMMIFTAITFTFPWIFSYIYQIHYPPHVTALISGSAVISSAFLISWSAETAEIDIPRSLSLAVVALLAVLPEYAVDVYFAWMAGKVGGAYTHYATANMTGANRLLLGVGWSLVALTAMMKLRKGEVELDEGLRLETFILLLATLYCFTIPLKGNIHPVDGLILISLFFLYIYLATKAYREEFELEGVPKYLASFPEKIRRIIIVTLLFFSAFVIFISVEAFAEALIGTAKSFGLDEFLMVQWVAPLASESPEFVVAMYLVRRMRITAGMNALISSKVNQWTLLIGCLPIVYSMALLTPSPLPLDARQREEILLTASQSLFGLAIISNLRINLWEALALLTLFLAQFVYESIETRYILSIIYIALSIPIIVKERENIRVAMRYITRVINS; translated from the coding sequence ATGCAAAGGGAGAAGATGATGATTTTTACCGCAATAACCTTCACCTTTCCTTGGATATTCTCCTACATCTATCAAATTCACTACCCCCCGCACGTAACAGCTTTAATATCGGGCTCAGCAGTGATCTCATCTGCATTTTTAATCTCTTGGTCAGCCGAAACTGCTGAGATTGATATTCCCCGCTCCCTAAGCTTAGCTGTAGTTGCGCTTCTAGCAGTTCTGCCAGAATATGCTGTGGACGTTTACTTCGCTTGGATGGCTGGAAAGGTAGGAGGAGCCTACACACACTACGCAACTGCCAATATGACTGGAGCAAACAGACTTCTTCTAGGTGTAGGCTGGAGTTTGGTTGCGTTGACTGCTATGATGAAATTGAGAAAGGGAGAAGTAGAACTCGATGAGGGGTTAAGGCTCGAAACGTTCATTCTGCTTCTGGCAACACTCTACTGCTTCACGATACCCTTGAAGGGAAACATTCATCCGGTAGATGGCCTCATCCTCATATCACTCTTTTTCCTTTACATATACCTCGCCACAAAAGCGTACAGGGAGGAGTTCGAGCTTGAAGGGGTTCCGAAATATCTTGCGAGCTTCCCCGAGAAGATTAGAAGGATTATCATTGTTACGCTCTTGTTTTTCTCAGCTTTTGTAATATTCATAAGTGTTGAAGCTTTTGCTGAAGCTTTGATAGGAACTGCAAAGTCTTTCGGCTTAGACGAATTTTTAATGGTTCAGTGGGTCGCACCCCTAGCAAGCGAATCTCCCGAGTTTGTAGTGGCAATGTATCTGGTCAGAAGGATGAGAATTACAGCGGGTATGAACGCTCTTATATCGTCAAAGGTCAACCAATGGACACTTCTGATAGGCTGTTTACCTATAGTTTACAGCATGGCTCTTCTAACTCCTTCACCTCTACCGTTGGATGCTAGGCAAAGGGAGGAGATACTTCTCACAGCATCTCAATCCCTATTTGGATTGGCAATAATTTCAAATCTAAGAATAAACCTCTGGGAAGCTTTAGCGCTCCTAACATTATTTCTCGCTCAGTTTGTATACGAAAGCATTGAGACTAGATACATTCTAAGTATCATCTATATAGCGCTATCCATCCCGATAATCGTAAAGGAAAGAGAAAATATAAGGGTTGCAATGAGGTACATTACAAGGGTTATAAATTCCTGA
- a CDS encoding polyprenyl synthetase family protein has protein sequence MIESWQEYRLINNELERLVNSVNTIPKVKKALKHVISAGGKRTRPLIVLLSAKLCGGDYKDVMDMALAVELIHTASLVHDDIIDRGVMRRNVKALHVEYDISLAILVGDWLISKSVELVSKYPSQIIKEFAKTGMMMSEGEVLDVYSPYERFTEDTYFKCITFKTASLFAYGAKNSAMVVCDDEKAWEKMFEYGLNLGIAYQLVDDLLEYMNSYVEKSSEVESITLPMIYEGRYGERTVDVILELIRDYANRSRSALEYFEDCEAKEKLSYLIDYMTFDLIRNRLSQYEDLSI, from the coding sequence ATGATAGAAAGCTGGCAAGAGTACAGGTTAATCAACAATGAACTTGAAAGGTTGGTAAACAGCGTAAATACTATACCGAAGGTAAAGAAGGCTCTAAAGCATGTCATAAGCGCCGGTGGGAAGAGAACTCGCCCATTAATAGTTCTCCTGAGTGCAAAGCTCTGCGGTGGTGATTACAAAGATGTCATGGACATGGCTCTAGCGGTTGAGCTAATTCACACAGCCAGCTTGGTTCACGACGACATAATAGACAGGGGAGTTATGAGAAGGAATGTCAAAGCTTTGCACGTCGAGTACGATATATCCCTAGCCATTCTAGTCGGAGATTGGTTAATTTCCAAGTCTGTTGAGCTTGTTTCAAAGTATCCCAGCCAGATCATTAAAGAGTTTGCAAAGACAGGAATGATGATGTCTGAAGGAGAAGTTCTAGATGTTTACAGTCCCTACGAGAGATTTACAGAAGATACCTATTTCAAGTGTATAACGTTCAAAACTGCTTCACTCTTCGCTTACGGAGCCAAGAACTCTGCGATGGTCGTTTGTGATGATGAAAAGGCTTGGGAGAAGATGTTCGAATACGGGTTAAATCTGGGGATAGCATATCAGCTCGTCGACGACCTCTTAGAATACATGAATTCCTACGTCGAAAAGTCCTCTGAGGTTGAATCGATTACTCTACCGATGATATATGAGGGAAGATACGGCGAAAGAACTGTTGATGTAATTTTAGAGCTCATAAGAGATTACGCAAACAGAAGCAGAAGCGCTCTGGAATACTTCGAAGATTGTGAAGCAAAGGAAAAGCTATCGTACCTAATAGATTACATGACATTCGATTTGATAAGAAACAGGCTATCTCAATACGAAGACCTTAGTATCTAA
- the trm14 gene encoding tRNA (guanine(6)-N2)-methyltransferase, whose product MRIYATTTPGLEDVSANEIELLGGKVEEVRFGKGRVFLTGDLELVAKLNYLARTLERVMILLRVEKFEKLDDIYRIVKEIDFSFIKPNQSFAIRPLRVGNHDFTSLDVGRVAGQAVIDSYMESGGVRLKVNLDEPDVIIRVDVINDEVYVGLDTTGDIALHRRGYRVYDHPAPLNPAIASALVMLSGWKCDEILLDPMCGSGTILIESAMMGRNIPPQKLRDDFQFVKIWGKEILEDVKKYVTESDVDLNLVGIERFRKHLKGAKINSEVAGVADTIDYVQGDATKLCLKTADVVVTNPPYGLRIARKGMIEELYEGFLRSAKGIVDRIVVITAEYRILKEKAEALGYVIEEERLVKYGGLDTKVFVLR is encoded by the coding sequence ATGCGCATCTACGCTACTACAACCCCGGGCTTGGAGGATGTGTCTGCCAATGAGATAGAGTTGCTCGGTGGAAAAGTAGAAGAAGTTAGGTTCGGGAAGGGTAGGGTTTTTCTTACTGGTGATTTGGAGCTCGTTGCAAAGCTGAACTATCTGGCAAGAACTCTGGAGAGGGTTATGATTCTTTTGAGAGTTGAGAAGTTCGAAAAGTTGGATGACATATATCGAATAGTTAAGGAGATCGACTTCAGCTTTATAAAGCCTAATCAGAGCTTTGCTATAAGACCTTTAAGGGTCGGAAACCACGATTTCACATCTTTGGATGTTGGCAGAGTTGCTGGACAAGCGGTCATAGACAGCTATATGGAAAGTGGGGGGGTAAGGTTGAAAGTTAATTTGGATGAGCCAGATGTTATAATAAGGGTTGATGTTATAAACGATGAAGTTTACGTCGGCTTGGATACCACCGGAGATATTGCCCTGCACAGAAGAGGCTATAGAGTTTACGACCATCCAGCACCTCTCAATCCAGCAATTGCATCGGCCCTCGTCATGTTATCGGGATGGAAATGCGATGAAATTCTCTTAGATCCGATGTGCGGTAGCGGTACTATTTTAATTGAGTCCGCTATGATGGGCAGAAACATACCTCCTCAGAAGCTTAGAGATGATTTCCAGTTCGTAAAAATTTGGGGTAAGGAAATTCTCGAAGACGTTAAGAAATATGTAACAGAGAGTGACGTTGATTTAAATCTCGTAGGTATTGAGAGGTTTAGAAAGCATTTGAAAGGAGCAAAGATTAACTCTGAAGTGGCTGGAGTTGCAGATACGATCGATTACGTTCAAGGAGACGCCACAAAATTGTGCTTAAAAACTGCCGATGTGGTGGTGACAAATCCACCATACGGATTGAGAATAGCGAGGAAAGGGATGATAGAAGAACTTTACGAAGGTTTTCTTAGATCCGCTAAGGGTATCGTAGATAGAATAGTCGTGATAACTGCCGAGTATAGGATATTGAAAGAGAAGGCTGAAGCCTTGGGATATGTTATAGAAGAAGAAAGATTGGTTAAGTACGGAGGCTTAGATACTAAGGTCTTCGTATTGAGATAG
- the ilvD gene encoding dihydroxy-acid dehydratase — MRSDAIKRGIDKCAHRALLKALGVTEEDFDKPFIGIANAYSTIVPGHANLDKIVQAVKEGIYSAGGVPFEFGVIGVCDGIAMGHEGMCYSLPTRELIADSIEAMVEAHRFDGLVVVGACDKIIPGMLMAVLRLNIPSIVVCGGPMLAERVGEKPATIKTAFESAGLYKAGKIDEKTYKLYEDFSAPYFGSCQGLYTANSMQILTEVLGLCLPYCSTSPAVSSRKLRIAKESGRKVVELVKNDVKPLDFVTEGSFENAIVVDMLMGGSTNTVLHLPAIAREGGVKLSLDIFDEISRRTPHIVSIDPASEYTIADFDESGGVPMLLKKAKDILNDEMTVSGLSIYEIAERAFVRGRDIIRSLEEPIRSEGGIAILKGNLAEKGAVVKTSAVEEDMLKFEGYAKVYDSEQEALKSILNNEVEEGDVVVIRYMGPKARGMPEMLLPTATIAGMGLRRVALITDGRFSGATRGPCIGHVSPEAFVGGNIALVEDGDVISIDIPNRKLELKVDKDELKERRERWKPKEIKHKGFLARYSKLVSQADEGCILLS; from the coding sequence ATGAGAAGTGATGCAATAAAGAGGGGTATAGATAAATGTGCTCACAGGGCTCTGCTAAAAGCCTTGGGTGTGACCGAAGAAGACTTCGATAAGCCGTTCATAGGTATTGCAAACGCTTACAGCACGATAGTTCCGGGACATGCGAATTTAGACAAGATAGTTCAAGCTGTGAAAGAGGGTATATACTCAGCTGGAGGTGTTCCTTTCGAGTTTGGAGTCATAGGAGTTTGCGATGGAATTGCAATGGGTCACGAAGGCATGTGCTATTCCCTACCTACGAGAGAGCTCATAGCGGACAGCATCGAGGCAATGGTCGAAGCACACAGATTCGATGGGCTCGTAGTTGTGGGTGCATGCGATAAGATAATTCCCGGTATGTTGATGGCCGTTTTGAGGTTGAACATACCTTCGATAGTCGTGTGTGGTGGACCGATGTTGGCTGAGAGGGTTGGAGAAAAGCCAGCAACCATAAAGACTGCTTTCGAATCTGCTGGGTTATATAAAGCTGGAAAAATAGATGAAAAGACCTACAAGCTCTACGAGGATTTCTCCGCACCTTACTTCGGAAGCTGTCAGGGATTATACACCGCGAACTCCATGCAGATTTTGACAGAAGTTTTGGGTCTCTGCCTTCCATACTGCTCGACTTCTCCGGCTGTAAGTTCGAGAAAGCTCAGAATTGCTAAAGAGAGTGGCAGGAAGGTAGTAGAGCTCGTAAAAAATGATGTGAAGCCATTAGACTTCGTTACAGAAGGGTCATTCGAAAATGCGATTGTAGTGGACATGCTCATGGGAGGATCAACAAACACAGTTCTACACCTTCCAGCGATTGCGAGGGAGGGAGGTGTTAAGCTCAGCTTGGACATTTTCGATGAAATAAGTAGGAGAACTCCGCACATAGTTTCAATCGATCCCGCGAGCGAGTATACCATAGCTGACTTCGATGAAAGTGGAGGAGTACCAATGCTACTAAAGAAGGCTAAGGATATTCTGAACGATGAGATGACTGTAAGTGGATTAAGCATATACGAGATTGCTGAAAGAGCGTTCGTTAGGGGGAGAGACATAATCAGGAGCTTGGAAGAGCCGATAAGGAGTGAAGGAGGCATAGCTATACTAAAAGGAAACTTGGCTGAGAAAGGAGCAGTTGTTAAAACTTCTGCTGTTGAGGAAGATATGCTGAAATTTGAAGGTTACGCGAAAGTTTACGATTCTGAGCAGGAAGCTTTGAAATCAATTCTGAATAACGAGGTTGAGGAAGGAGATGTAGTGGTTATAAGGTACATGGGACCAAAAGCAAGAGGGATGCCAGAGATGCTCTTGCCTACAGCAACCATAGCTGGTATGGGGCTCAGAAGGGTTGCATTGATAACCGATGGGAGGTTCAGCGGAGCTACAAGGGGGCCGTGTATAGGTCACGTTTCTCCAGAAGCTTTTGTCGGGGGAAACATAGCCCTCGTTGAAGACGGTGATGTGATAAGCATAGACATACCCAACAGAAAACTTGAGCTCAAAGTCGATAAGGATGAATTAAAGGAGAGAAGGGAAAGGTGGAAGCCGAAGGAGATAAAGCACAAAGGATTTTTGGCAAGGTATTCCAAATTGGTAAGTCAGGCGGATGAGGGATGTATCCTGTTGAGCTGA
- a CDS encoding amidohydrolase family protein: protein MYPVELITPQGEILKGIIHKDGYFEERDVKAEFIATPSFFNAHAHLLDSVAKDIPRIDLVKAVGEFKFKALSSTSDDEIKECVGNSVEVAKKSGTTAILNFTEMGVRGYNIIKDFEVLALTRPSNLEEAEILIEKSFGFGMSSVRDHDYTFLEELREIAKRHGKIFAIHAGEKDDDDVEKALALEPELLVHMNMAGEKNLKRAMDMEIPIVSCIRSNAFFGLLNLKNYKILSEYDLWLLGTDNAMVCSPSMLEEMHFASYLLGKDFEIFRACIRGFEIFGLTPMLVLFNKRNNLYKCKNPLFGIVRRAEAVDVEAVIYGCTF, encoded by the coding sequence ATGTATCCTGTTGAGCTGATCACACCTCAGGGAGAGATTTTAAAGGGGATAATTCACAAAGACGGATACTTTGAAGAGCGTGATGTAAAAGCTGAGTTCATAGCAACTCCCTCTTTTTTTAACGCTCACGCACACCTCTTAGATTCAGTAGCTAAGGATATTCCTCGAATTGATCTCGTTAAAGCTGTTGGAGAGTTTAAGTTTAAGGCTTTGAGTTCTACAAGCGATGATGAGATAAAGGAGTGTGTAGGAAATTCTGTTGAAGTAGCAAAGAAAAGCGGGACAACGGCAATCCTGAACTTTACCGAGATGGGGGTTAGAGGATACAACATAATCAAGGATTTTGAAGTTTTAGCTTTGACAAGACCTTCCAATTTAGAGGAAGCCGAGATACTCATTGAAAAATCCTTCGGATTTGGGATGAGCTCCGTAAGGGATCACGACTACACGTTTTTGGAAGAGTTGAGAGAAATTGCCAAAAGGCACGGAAAAATCTTTGCAATTCATGCTGGGGAGAAAGATGATGATGACGTTGAAAAAGCATTGGCTTTGGAGCCAGAGTTACTTGTACACATGAATATGGCGGGTGAGAAAAACTTGAAGAGGGCTATGGACATGGAAATCCCGATAGTTTCTTGCATTCGATCCAACGCATTCTTCGGTCTGCTAAATTTGAAGAACTACAAAATACTATCTGAATACGATCTCTGGCTTTTGGGGACGGATAATGCAATGGTTTGCAGTCCTTCAATGCTTGAAGAGATGCACTTTGCAAGCTATCTCTTGGGAAAAGATTTTGAAATCTTCAGAGCTTGCATTAGGGGATTCGAAATTTTCGGGTTGACGCCCATGCTCGTCTTGTTCAACAAGAGGAACAACTTGTACAAGTGTAAGAATCCTTTGTTTGGGATTGTGAGGAGGGCTGAAGCTGTTGATGTTGAAGCTGTTATATATGGCTGTACCTTCTGA
- the ppsA gene encoding pyruvate, water dikinase produces the protein MGVLWLDEVDKDDVPLVGGKGANLGELLRLGIPVPEGFVVDANTFKQFIESTGLKNKIMEILDSVDINNMSELEEASKKIREMIEKTPMPKEIEEEIKKAYRQLCEEVGEEVYVAVRSSATAEDLPSASFAGQQETYLNVKGEDEVVDKVKKCWSSLYTPRAIFYRVQQGFRHEDVSIAVVVQKMVNSEKSGVMFTSHPVTGEKIAIIEAVFGLGEAIVSGAVTPDHYEYDRVQRKLIKVQVAYKKFMLTKKGGKTVKVELGEKGKERVLSDQEIDELVKLGEIIEDHYGYPQDVEWAIERGKIYILQSRPITTIKGKVEVEEVEEGEILVEGLGASPGIGIGKVKIVLSPDEINKVVEGDVLVTTMTTPDMVPAMRKASAIVTDEGGLTCHAAIVSRELGIPAVVGTGNATKVLKEGMIVTVDGEKGIVYKGALKEKKEEKKVVAVAPQIITATEVKVNLSIPDVAEKVAKETNADGVGLFRIEHMILGLKKHPMKYIKDGEIDAYIEELYKGMKKVVKAFYPKPVWIRTLDAPTDEFRSMEGGEEEPIESNPMLGFRGIRRDLKEEMHFRAEMRAIKRLIDEGYTNVGIMLPLVTRVEEVKRAKEIAKEEGIPLDKIDFGIMVETPASALIIEDIIKECGITFVSFGTNDLTQYTLAVDRNNEHVAYLYDEKHPAVLKLIEHVIKVCKNYGVKTSICGQAGSDPKFAEILVRMGIDSISANPDAVQKVREVVARIEKKLILEKIRNL, from the coding sequence ATGGGTGTTTTGTGGTTGGATGAAGTAGATAAAGATGACGTTCCTTTGGTCGGAGGAAAGGGAGCAAACTTGGGCGAGCTCCTTCGATTGGGAATTCCAGTGCCTGAGGGTTTTGTAGTAGATGCCAACACGTTTAAACAGTTCATCGAGAGCACAGGGTTGAAAAATAAAATTATGGAAATACTTGACAGCGTTGACATAAACAACATGAGCGAGCTTGAAGAAGCTTCAAAGAAGATTAGGGAGATGATAGAAAAAACTCCAATGCCGAAGGAGATAGAGGAGGAAATTAAAAAGGCTTACAGGCAGTTGTGTGAAGAGGTTGGGGAAGAGGTTTACGTAGCTGTAAGGAGTTCAGCAACCGCTGAAGACCTTCCCAGTGCAAGCTTTGCTGGTCAACAGGAGACTTATCTCAACGTTAAAGGAGAGGATGAGGTAGTTGATAAGGTTAAGAAGTGCTGGAGTTCTCTCTACACTCCGAGGGCAATATTTTACAGAGTTCAGCAAGGGTTCAGGCATGAGGATGTTAGTATAGCTGTGGTCGTTCAAAAGATGGTTAACAGTGAGAAAAGCGGTGTAATGTTTACATCTCATCCAGTTACTGGCGAAAAAATAGCTATAATTGAAGCGGTCTTTGGTTTGGGTGAGGCAATTGTTAGCGGTGCGGTAACACCAGATCACTACGAATACGACAGAGTTCAAAGGAAGCTGATCAAGGTGCAAGTTGCATATAAGAAGTTTATGCTCACAAAAAAGGGTGGAAAGACTGTGAAAGTTGAACTTGGAGAAAAGGGGAAGGAGAGAGTTCTGAGCGATCAGGAAATTGACGAACTTGTAAAGTTGGGAGAGATTATCGAAGACCACTACGGTTATCCGCAGGATGTTGAATGGGCTATAGAGAGAGGCAAGATTTACATACTTCAGTCTCGTCCGATCACGACTATTAAAGGCAAGGTCGAAGTTGAGGAAGTGGAGGAGGGGGAGATTCTCGTCGAAGGCTTGGGTGCTTCACCGGGAATTGGAATAGGTAAGGTTAAGATTGTTCTTAGCCCGGATGAAATAAACAAGGTCGTAGAGGGAGACGTGCTCGTTACAACGATGACTACTCCCGATATGGTTCCAGCGATGAGGAAAGCATCGGCAATTGTGACGGATGAAGGAGGTCTCACATGCCACGCAGCGATAGTTTCGAGGGAGCTTGGAATTCCAGCAGTCGTTGGAACTGGAAATGCCACGAAAGTTTTGAAGGAGGGTATGATAGTCACGGTTGACGGAGAGAAGGGCATAGTTTACAAAGGTGCTTTGAAGGAGAAGAAGGAGGAGAAAAAAGTTGTTGCGGTCGCACCTCAGATAATTACAGCTACAGAGGTTAAAGTGAATCTTTCGATTCCTGACGTTGCTGAGAAGGTTGCGAAGGAGACCAATGCAGATGGAGTCGGACTTTTCAGGATTGAGCATATGATATTAGGCCTGAAGAAGCATCCGATGAAGTACATAAAGGACGGAGAGATTGATGCGTACATAGAGGAGCTTTATAAAGGAATGAAGAAGGTCGTCAAGGCATTCTATCCGAAACCAGTTTGGATAAGAACGCTGGATGCTCCCACGGATGAATTTAGATCGATGGAGGGTGGGGAGGAGGAGCCCATTGAATCTAACCCTATGTTGGGATTCAGAGGGATTAGAAGAGATTTGAAGGAGGAAATGCACTTCAGAGCGGAGATGAGAGCTATAAAAAGGTTGATAGACGAGGGATACACAAACGTTGGAATAATGTTGCCTCTGGTTACAAGAGTTGAAGAGGTAAAGAGGGCAAAGGAGATTGCAAAAGAAGAGGGAATACCATTGGATAAGATAGATTTCGGAATAATGGTTGAGACTCCAGCATCCGCTCTGATAATAGAGGATATAATAAAGGAGTGTGGAATAACGTTTGTAAGCTTTGGAACCAACGATTTAACCCAATATACCTTAGCAGTTGACAGGAATAACGAGCATGTGGCCTATCTTTACGACGAAAAGCATCCTGCGGTGCTTAAACTCATAGAGCACGTCATAAAGGTTTGCAAGAATTACGGTGTTAAGACTTCGATATGTGGTCAGGCTGGGAGCGATCCCAAATTTGCAGAAATATTGGTCAGAATGGGAATCGACTCAATTTCAGCTAATCCAGATGCAGTACAAAAGGTCAGAGAAGTTGTCGCAAGAATAGAAAAGAAACTGATACTCGAAAAAATCAGGAATTTATAA
- a CDS encoding YIP1 family protein, which produces MLRVLYDPDSFFRDFKGGFKVPVIIVLLSGIVGAIVSYLRFSETAREIVENFSHTLTQEQIEAIIEIARIQSIISPLIGAFVGWILLSLIIHAISALFGGKGNLSRTLQYTSFSFLPQIVLSPLNYYYWSITPTLPTLILSLATTLWQAYILVFALKHARRIETSKAIVCVAIPLAIAYAMSLIGFMLMR; this is translated from the coding sequence ATGCTTCGCGTACTTTACGACCCAGATAGTTTCTTCAGAGATTTTAAGGGAGGTTTTAAAGTTCCAGTAATCATCGTTCTTCTTAGCGGTATAGTAGGGGCAATTGTTAGCTACCTTAGATTTTCAGAAACAGCCAGAGAAATAGTGGAGAATTTTTCGCATACGCTAACTCAAGAACAGATAGAAGCCATCATAGAGATTGCAAGAATTCAATCTATAATCTCCCCGTTAATAGGTGCGTTCGTCGGCTGGATTCTTTTAAGCTTGATAATTCACGCAATATCAGCTCTCTTCGGGGGCAAAGGGAATTTATCGCGCACACTCCAATATACATCCTTTTCATTCTTACCGCAGATTGTTCTCTCCCCTCTCAACTACTACTACTGGAGCATTACACCCACATTACCAACTCTGATCTTGAGTTTGGCAACTACTCTGTGGCAGGCATACATACTTGTCTTCGCTCTGAAGCATGCGAGAAGAATTGAAACGAGCAAAGCGATTGTATGTGTTGCAATTCCCCTAGCGATCGCATACGCAATGAGCTTAATAGGATTTATGCTCATGAGGTGA